In one Hemiscyllium ocellatum isolate sHemOce1 chromosome 29, sHemOce1.pat.X.cur, whole genome shotgun sequence genomic region, the following are encoded:
- the LOC132829540 gene encoding E3 ubiquitin/ISG15 ligase TRIM25-like, translated as MATSASVQAELCCPVCLDLLREPVTTNCGHNFCSKCLEEVWDEAARLHHEIQCPQCRYRYTEKPVLKRNVLLVAVIEQLTKKPDAFTGESHEVACDSCFETVHKAEKTCLTCMASFCGPHLWPHIHGAAYQDHEITSPIGDLQRWKCKEHRKIQDVFCTNHDVCICASCKPAHGRCKTIPLEEQRKMKQVDLQSILGEISEEVKVTQEKLGALANERCSIKETISKMVMLIGERFKEIRKLLITKEESMRKLLDEEYVGIETKIEATSRQLCDHIEKLSKTKSGIEPLAKEKDQWKFMKDTSSIPKQVTHLPTPEEPIEMYNRRLQFKCKHALKLISKLRLEMDKFWQELMKYGDFSEVTFDPSTAQAQVVLSEGNRKINLSSYEQTYDNHPRRFTSYCQVLCTQKFSQGCHFWDICTKYSSGWAIGIAYESINRGVSLSNSKESWCLQWNSSCNFLAWHNGNSMKLACAIPQTVRVCLDFDGGSVSFYSVSESITLLHKYNVAFTEPVYPACWLLGSATNNALSLESPL; from the exons ATGGCGACCTCGGCCAGTGTCCAGGCTGAGCTCTGTTGTCCAGTTTGCCTGGATTTGCTGAGGGAGCCTGTCACCACAAACTGCGGCCACAATTTCTGCTCCAAGTGCCTAGAGGAGGTTTGGGATGAAGCTGCAAGGCTCCACCATGAGATCCAGTGTCCACAGTGCAGGTACCGTTACACCGAGAAGCCTGTGCTGAAGAGGAACGTGCTGCTGGTGGCTGTCATTGAGCAGCTCACCAAAAAGCCCGATGCATTCACGGGGGAGAGTCATGAAGTTGCCTGCGATTCGTGTTTCGAGACGGTCCATAAGGCGGAGAAGACCTGTTTGACTtgcatggcctctttctgtggcCCCCACCTCTGGCCTCACATACACGGTGCTGCTTACCAGGACCACGAGATAACCAGCCCAATCGGAGACCTACAAAGGTGGAAATGCAAAGAGCACAGAAAGATCCAGGATGTGTTTTGTACAAACCACGACGTTTGTATATGTGCTTCTTGTAAACCTGCTCACGGTCGCTGCAAAACCATCCCTTTGGAGGAACAACGTAAAATGAAACAG GTGGACCTTCAAAGTATTCTTGGAGAAATATCAGAAGAAGTAAAAGTGACACAAGAGAAACTTGGTGCTCTGGCAAATGAACGCTGTTCTATCAAG GAAACCATATCCAAGATGGTGATGTTAATCGGAGAAAGGTTTAAGGAGATCAGAAAGCTTCTTATAACAAAGGAAGAGTCTATGAGGAAACTATTAGATGAAGAGTATGTAGGAATTGAGACAAAGATTGAAGCAACTTCAAGACAACTTTGTGACCATattgaaaaactcagcaagacCAAAAGTGGGATTGAACCTTTGGCAAAGGAGAAGGACCAATGGAAGTTCATGAAG GACACATCATCAATACCTAAACAAGTTACACATCTTCCTACACCAGAAGAAcccatagaaatgtacaacagaaGATTACAGTTCAAATGCAAGCATGCTTTGAAGCTCATCTCGAAGCTCAGACTTGAAATGGACAAATTTTGGCAGGAGTTAATGAAGTATGGAG ATTTCAGTGAAGTCACATTTGACCCAAGTACAGCACAAGCACAAGTTGTTTTATCAGAAGGAAACAGGAAGATAAATCTGAGTTCTTACGAACAGACTTATGACAATCACCCGAGAAGATTCACATCTTACTGCCAAGTGCTGTGCACACAGAAATTTTCCCAGGGTTGCCATTTCTGGGACATTTGCACCAAGTACAGTTCTGGATGGGCAATTGGAATCGCTTACGAAAGCATTAACAGAGGAGTTAGCCTGAGTAACAGTAAAGAATCATGGTGCCTACAGTGGAATAGCAGTTGTAATTTTTTGGCTTGGCATAATGGAAACAGTATGAAATTAGCATGTGCGATACCCCAAACTGTCAGGGTGTGTCTTGATTTTGACGGTGGTTCTGTATCATTTTATTCTGTCAGTGAGAGTATAACTCTGCTCCACAAATACAACGTCGCATTTACCGAACCGGTCTATCCTGCCTGCTGGCTTTTAGGCTCAGCAACAAATAATGCACTCAGTTTGGAATCTCCACTGTAG